A region from the Rhodopseudomonas julia genome encodes:
- the rimP gene encoding ribosome maturation factor RimP yields the protein MTDSDMHTPSSERLIRETGLEARIAHIAEPVVAGLGYELVRVKVLGQNGMTVQIMAERPDGTMGVDDCEAISRDLSPALDVDDPVGRPYHLEVSSPGIDRPLTRVKDFELWAGHEAKIEMAALQNGRKRFRGILLGVRDGTTGIRVTSEGGNEDVWLPLGEVADAKLILTDELIAATQADRQSD from the coding sequence ATGACCGACTCAGACATGCACACTCCGTCGAGCGAGCGATTGATCCGCGAGACCGGGTTGGAAGCTCGCATCGCACATATCGCCGAGCCCGTCGTCGCGGGCCTCGGCTACGAACTCGTGCGCGTCAAAGTGTTGGGCCAGAATGGCATGACCGTGCAGATCATGGCCGAGCGCCCGGATGGGACGATGGGCGTCGACGATTGCGAAGCCATCAGCCGCGACCTGTCGCCGGCTCTCGATGTCGACGATCCGGTCGGGCGGCCTTACCATCTGGAAGTGTCCTCTCCTGGCATCGACCGCCCGTTGACGCGGGTGAAGGATTTCGAATTGTGGGCCGGCCACGAAGCGAAAATTGAAATGGCGGCCTTGCAGAACGGCCGCAAGCGCTTCCGCGGCATCTTGCTCGGTGTACGCGACGGCACCACGGGCATTCGGGTGACCAGCGAAGGCGGCAACGAGGATGTGTGGCTGCCGCTTGGCGAGGTCGCCGATGCCAAACTCATTTTGACCGACGAGCTGATCGCGGCGACGCAGGCGGACCGCCAGAGCGACTGA
- the ihfB gene encoding integration host factor subunit beta, with amino-acid sequence MIKSELVQKLADKNPHLYQRDVEAIVNAILEEIVGALCRGDRVELRGFGAFSVKNRPARTGRNPRTGEAVSVSEKYVPFFKTGKEMRLRLNGGDE; translated from the coding sequence ATGATCAAGTCAGAACTCGTACAGAAGCTCGCGGACAAAAATCCGCATCTCTATCAACGGGATGTGGAAGCGATCGTGAACGCTATTCTGGAAGAAATCGTCGGGGCGCTGTGCCGCGGCGATCGTGTCGAACTCAGGGGATTCGGCGCTTTTTCTGTGAAGAACCGGCCTGCCCGCACCGGCCGCAACCCCCGAACCGGGGAAGCCGTTTCCGTCTCAGAGAAATACGTGCCATTCTTCAAGACCGGCAAGGAAATGCGGCTCAGGCTCAACGGCGGAGACGAATAA
- a CDS encoding RNA-binding protein, producing the protein MIEAAPALAEKHSGPKIGRRRMCAVSRQVLPEDRLIRFVTSPEGDVVADLKARLPGRGMWLEGRRPVIEEARRKCVFDRALKTKVKVAEDLGDQVASLLKSQLLGRLGLAARARQVVCGFAKVEAALRSGEAICLVHAVEAAADGRNKLAGAARQGLASTGKDEPLFVAHLTTAELGLALGRPHVIHAAVLDGAAGRSFHDAALRNLRFDNEICQQPSEREHDIDVADRR; encoded by the coding sequence GTGATCGAGGCGGCTCCAGCTCTTGCAGAAAAGCACTCCGGCCCCAAAATAGGGAGGAGACGAATGTGTGCAGTCTCCCGGCAGGTGCTGCCGGAGGACAGGCTGATACGCTTCGTCACATCTCCCGAGGGCGACGTCGTCGCCGACCTCAAAGCACGCCTCCCCGGGCGCGGCATGTGGCTCGAAGGGCGGCGACCCGTCATCGAAGAAGCCCGCCGCAAATGCGTCTTCGACCGTGCTTTGAAGACCAAGGTAAAGGTCGCCGAGGATCTCGGCGATCAGGTCGCCTCGCTGCTGAAGAGCCAGCTTCTTGGCCGTCTCGGACTTGCAGCAAGAGCGCGGCAAGTGGTGTGCGGCTTCGCCAAGGTCGAAGCGGCCCTGCGTTCCGGAGAGGCGATCTGCCTCGTGCATGCCGTCGAGGCGGCGGCTGACGGGCGCAACAAGCTGGCGGGCGCGGCGCGACAAGGTCTGGCCTCAACCGGCAAAGACGAGCCCCTTTTCGTCGCCCATTTGACGACCGCCGAATTGGGTTTGGCATTGGGGCGGCCACATGTGATACATGCTGCCGTGCTGGATGGCGCGGCGGGACGAAGTTTTCATGACGCGGCGCTGCGCAATCTCCGCTTCGACAACGAGATCTGTCAGCAGCCGTCAGAGCGCGAACACGATATTGACGTCGCCGACCGGCGATGA
- the sppA gene encoding signal peptide peptidase SppA: MDTEDLIERRRLRRRASFWRVVAFVVAIVAVAFFVQQSGVVGGSNDQIARISVEGFIPTRPDAVDLLKQAADTDSVKAIILRIDSPGGAASGGEALYKAVREAAQKKPVVATIEGLGASAAYMTAIGADHILARETALTGSIGVILQFATVENLLDKLGVNYVEVKSSPLKGEPTPFEAPSPEALAMVQSVIDSSYDWFVGLVAERRNLQPDAARRLSDGSIFTGRQAVENGLIDAVGGEDEAKAWLSAERNVSADLPLNDWEKDEGTFSGLTSAGAAAVVKALGLEDQFQALLGTLPQRLAVDGLVSVWQGNSSIRSGR, translated from the coding sequence ATGGACACTGAGGATCTTATCGAGCGCCGCCGTTTGCGGCGCCGCGCCAGTTTCTGGCGGGTCGTCGCCTTCGTCGTGGCGATCGTCGCCGTGGCCTTTTTCGTGCAGCAATCCGGTGTCGTCGGCGGGTCCAACGACCAGATTGCACGCATCTCGGTGGAGGGCTTCATCCCGACCCGTCCCGACGCGGTGGACCTCCTCAAGCAGGCGGCCGACACGGACAGCGTGAAGGCCATTATCCTGCGCATCGATTCACCCGGCGGCGCGGCATCCGGAGGCGAGGCACTCTATAAGGCCGTGCGCGAGGCGGCTCAGAAGAAGCCGGTGGTCGCAACGATCGAGGGTCTCGGGGCCTCTGCCGCCTATATGACGGCAATCGGCGCCGATCATATTCTGGCGCGCGAGACGGCCCTGACCGGCTCGATCGGGGTGATCCTGCAGTTCGCGACGGTTGAAAATCTTCTCGACAAGCTCGGCGTCAATTACGTCGAGGTGAAGAGCAGCCCACTGAAAGGCGAGCCAACGCCGTTCGAGGCGCCGAGCCCGGAAGCGCTTGCCATGGTGCAGTCGGTCATCGACAGCTCTTATGATTGGTTCGTCGGTCTCGTGGCAGAGCGCCGCAACCTTCAGCCCGATGCGGCGCGCCGCCTCTCCGACGGAAGCATCTTCACCGGGCGCCAGGCCGTCGAAAACGGCCTGATCGATGCCGTCGGGGGCGAAGACGAAGCCAAAGCGTGGCTTTCGGCAGAGCGCAACGTCTCTGCCGACCTGCCACTCAATGACTGGGAAAAGGACGAGGGGACGTTCTCCGGTCTCACCTCCGCCGGCGCGGCGGCGGTTGTGAAGGCGCTGGGTCTGGAAGACCAGTTTCAGGCGCTTTTGGGTACTCTGCCGCAGCGGCTCGCTGTTGACGGGCTCGTATCCGTTTGGCAGGGTAATTCTTCAATAAGATCAGGTCGCTAG
- the mutS gene encoding DNA mismatch repair protein MutS, with the protein MPTASATKTAPASSPVPRPAEPALKEAAAPKLTPMMEQYIEIKAANPDCLLFYRMGDFYELFFDDAEKASRCLGIALTKRGKHLGEDIPMAGVPVHAADDYLQKLISSGFRVAVCEQTEDPAEARRRGSKSVVRREVTRLVTPGTLTEETLLDARRNNFLAAVSRIPASDGEVPAHALAWIDISTGEFCVTTVPAGGLERCLARLEPSEVLVVDRLASDQALASAVGVVGATLSPLPASFFELGTASARITTYFGVASLDGLGDFSRAETAAAAAILAYVEKTQISARPPIAPLRREHDGAAMRIDAATRANLELFRTLHGEKKGSLIEAIDRTVTPAGSRLLAQRLASPLTDPAAVNLRLDSVATLLEEDALRTRMRRVLSEVPDILRALTRLTLDRGGPRDLSALSSGLRVALSLSELLSELDLSAESELKEITNVLSRAPRAFSQSVDSALAEELPLLKRDGGFVRAGFSSDLDELRLLRDESRRIIASLQKEYSDATGVRGLKIRHNNVLGYFVEASAAQAAPLQKAESGFIHRQTLANAMRFTTPRLGELEREIASAADRALAIELQIFADLARSAGKLAGDIRQTAEALAALDVAAGFAEFAAAENCVRPQIDASRAFVVEEGRHPVVEQALRRSGDSFVGNSCHLGNADDETGRIWLVTGPNMAGKSTFLRQNALIAILAQTGAYVPAKAAHIGVVDGLFSRVGAADDLARGRSTFMVEMIETAAILNQAGPGALVILDEIGRGTATFDGLSIAWAAVEHLHEQNRCRTLFATHYHELTALSGKLPRLDNATMRVKEWKGDVVFLHEVVSGAADRSYGIQVAKLAGLPSPVIARARIILDRLEAADRKSSPAELLNDLPLFAARPARVEIDEETTKLLAYIDGLDPDELSPRQALDQLFELKRLRRSAKT; encoded by the coding sequence ATGCCGACCGCTTCCGCTACAAAAACCGCTCCGGCGTCGTCCCCGGTGCCCCGTCCTGCCGAGCCTGCTCTCAAGGAGGCGGCTGCTCCCAAGCTGACGCCGATGATGGAGCAATATATCGAGATCAAGGCGGCCAATCCGGATTGCCTCCTGTTCTATCGCATGGGCGATTTCTACGAGCTCTTTTTCGATGATGCGGAGAAGGCGTCGCGCTGCCTCGGCATTGCGCTGACGAAACGCGGCAAGCATCTCGGCGAAGATATCCCGATGGCCGGCGTGCCCGTGCATGCGGCCGACGATTACCTGCAGAAGCTGATCTCTTCGGGGTTCAGGGTTGCCGTCTGCGAGCAGACGGAAGATCCGGCGGAGGCCCGACGCCGCGGATCGAAATCCGTGGTCCGGCGCGAGGTGACGCGCCTCGTTACGCCCGGCACGCTCACCGAAGAGACGTTGCTCGACGCGAGGCGCAACAACTTTCTGGCGGCCGTCAGCCGGATCCCGGCCTCCGACGGCGAGGTCCCGGCCCATGCGCTCGCCTGGATCGACATTTCGACCGGTGAGTTCTGCGTGACGACCGTGCCGGCGGGTGGGCTGGAGCGCTGTCTTGCCCGGCTCGAGCCGAGTGAGGTGCTCGTCGTCGACAGGCTGGCGAGCGACCAGGCGCTGGCATCGGCCGTCGGTGTCGTTGGGGCGACTTTGTCGCCTCTGCCGGCCTCGTTTTTCGAACTGGGGACGGCGAGCGCACGCATCACGACCTATTTTGGCGTCGCCTCGCTCGACGGCCTCGGCGATTTCTCGCGCGCCGAGACGGCCGCGGCCGCGGCCATCCTCGCCTATGTTGAAAAGACCCAGATCTCGGCGCGGCCGCCGATCGCCCCCTTGCGCCGCGAGCATGACGGCGCGGCGATGCGCATCGACGCCGCAACACGTGCCAATCTGGAACTCTTCCGGACCCTGCACGGCGAGAAGAAGGGCTCGTTGATCGAGGCGATCGACCGCACGGTGACACCCGCGGGCTCGCGTCTTCTCGCCCAGCGACTGGCAAGCCCGTTGACCGATCCGGCCGCGGTCAATCTTCGCCTCGACAGCGTCGCGACGCTTCTCGAGGAAGACGCGCTCAGAACCAGAATGCGGCGCGTTCTCAGTGAGGTACCTGATATTCTGCGCGCCCTCACGCGCTTGACCTTGGACCGCGGTGGACCCCGCGATCTCTCCGCGCTTTCCTCCGGTCTGCGGGTCGCTCTGTCTTTGTCGGAACTCTTGTCTGAGCTCGATTTATCCGCAGAATCAGAGCTTAAGGAAATCACCAACGTCCTCTCCCGCGCGCCCCGCGCGTTCAGTCAGTCGGTCGACTCAGCACTTGCCGAGGAGCTGCCGCTCCTCAAACGGGACGGCGGCTTCGTGCGGGCAGGTTTCTCTTCCGACCTGGACGAGCTCCGGCTTCTCCGCGACGAAAGCCGTCGCATCATCGCCTCCCTGCAGAAGGAATACAGCGACGCGACAGGCGTTCGCGGGCTCAAGATCCGCCACAACAACGTGCTCGGCTATTTCGTCGAGGCGAGTGCCGCCCAGGCCGCACCCTTGCAGAAGGCGGAATCCGGCTTCATCCACCGCCAGACACTCGCCAATGCGATGCGCTTCACGACGCCGCGGCTCGGAGAGTTGGAGCGTGAGATCGCCTCCGCCGCCGATCGGGCGCTGGCGATTGAGCTGCAGATTTTCGCCGATCTCGCACGATCGGCCGGGAAGCTCGCCGGCGATATCCGCCAGACGGCCGAAGCGTTGGCCGCCCTCGATGTCGCCGCGGGCTTTGCCGAATTCGCAGCGGCAGAAAACTGCGTTCGCCCTCAAATCGACGCAAGCCGTGCCTTTGTCGTGGAGGAGGGGCGTCATCCCGTGGTGGAACAGGCGCTGCGCCGCTCGGGCGACAGCTTCGTCGGCAATTCCTGCCACCTGGGCAACGCCGACGACGAGACGGGTCGCATCTGGCTCGTCACCGGTCCGAATATGGCCGGCAAGTCGACGTTTCTGCGCCAGAACGCCCTCATTGCGATCCTCGCCCAGACCGGCGCCTATGTTCCGGCAAAGGCCGCGCATATCGGCGTCGTCGATGGGCTCTTTTCCCGCGTGGGGGCTGCCGACGATCTCGCCCGCGGCCGCTCCACCTTCATGGTGGAGATGATCGAGACGGCCGCGATCCTCAATCAGGCGGGGCCCGGAGCCCTCGTCATTCTCGACGAGATCGGCCGCGGCACGGCGACGTTCGACGGACTTTCCATCGCCTGGGCGGCGGTTGAACATCTGCATGAGCAGAACCGCTGCCGCACACTCTTTGCCACCCATTACCATGAGCTCACCGCGCTCTCCGGCAAGCTTCCCCGCCTCGACAACGCCACGATGCGGGTCAAGGAATGGAAGGGCGATGTGGTTTTCCTGCACGAGGTCGTGTCCGGCGCTGCCGACCGCTCCTACGGCATCCAGGTCGCAAAACTCGCCGGCCTGCCGTCGCCTGTTATCGCCCGCGCTCGCATCATCCTCGACCGTTTGGAGGCGGCCGACCGCAAGTCCAGTCCGGCGGAGCTGTTGAACGATCTGCCGCTCTTCGCCGCAAGGCCGGCGCGTGTCGAGATCGATG
- a CDS encoding lipopolysaccharide assembly protein LapA domain-containing protein has product MQQLAWLIKWIILLPILVVIALLAVANDQTVALRLNPFDADDPVLRVELALYQVAFAAFAIGAICGGIVMWNGQRKYRRQAREKRHEAATLQARADKAERQARENAGLLAGPAPRA; this is encoded by the coding sequence ATGCAACAGCTCGCTTGGCTCATCAAGTGGATCATCCTGCTTCCGATCCTGGTGGTGATCGCGCTTCTCGCCGTCGCCAACGATCAGACGGTGGCACTCAGGCTCAACCCGTTCGATGCCGACGACCCCGTTCTCAGGGTCGAGCTGGCACTGTATCAGGTGGCGTTCGCCGCCTTTGCCATCGGTGCCATCTGCGGCGGCATCGTCATGTGGAACGGACAGCGCAAATATCGCCGGCAGGCCCGCGAAAAGCGGCACGAGGCGGCAACGCTTCAGGCTCGCGCCGACAAGGCGGAACGGCAGGCACGTGAAAATGCCGGCCTTCTTGCGGGGCCGGCGCCGCGCGCCTGA
- the infB gene encoding translation initiation factor IF-2, whose product MSETTSKGDKTLRVGGRKTLSLRRDTDTVRQSFSGGRSKAVVVEKKRRRHGGGDRPDAPETPIQTTTRPTQAAKAPPPPPTPPVREQQQRGRTGLVLKSLTEDERDARAQALADARVREAEERRQAEIEAARRAEEEKRLAQEREEAARRQAEEDKRRAAETEARSRSEDAAGKREPTPGAGEQAAAPAAASSAPVATAKAAKAAPAAAGGAAGSADEAPKEIRAVQRPKRPEVAKPAKKTAGGGDRRRGRLTVTNALEDGDRERSLASIRRKREKEKRQQSGFSPSNEKIMRDVVIPEAISVQDLANRMAERAVDVIRLLMKSGTMVKITDILDADTAQIVAEEMGHNVRRVAASDVEEGLFDEPDAPEDRLPRPPVVTIMGHVDHGKTSLLDAIRETKVVAGEAGGITQHIGAYQVEKNGQKITFIDTPGHAAFTAMRARGAQATDIVVLVVAADDGVMPQTVEAINHARAAGVPMIVAINKIDKPDSDPMRVKTDLLQHSVVTESMSGDTLEVEVSATKRINLDGLLEAILLQSELLDLKANPNRSAEGIVVEAQLDRGRGPVATVLVQRGTLHSGDIIVAGSEWGRVRALIDDTGAQVKEAGPSRAVEVLGFQGTPEAGDRVAVVESEGRAREISEYRQRVRREKAVARQTGQRGSLEQMMNQLQVEGTKTFPLVIKGDVQGSVEAIIGALDKISTDEVAADIVHSGVGGITESDITLAAASNAAVLGFNVRANKQAREAAARDGVEIRYYNIIYDLTDDVKAAMSGMLSPERRETFIGNAEILEVFNITKVGKVAGCRVTEGKVERGAGVRLIRDNVVVHEGRLSTLKRFKDEVREVPGGQECGMAFEKYEDMRVGDIIECYRVEEVARTL is encoded by the coding sequence ATGAGCGAGACGACAAGCAAAGGCGACAAAACGCTTCGCGTAGGAGGCCGTAAAACGCTGTCCTTGAGGCGTGACACAGATACGGTGCGCCAAAGCTTCTCCGGCGGACGATCGAAAGCAGTCGTGGTGGAGAAGAAGCGTCGCCGCCACGGGGGTGGCGATCGTCCCGATGCGCCCGAAACGCCGATCCAAACCACCACGCGCCCGACCCAGGCCGCCAAGGCTCCGCCGCCACCGCCCACGCCGCCGGTGCGCGAACAGCAGCAGCGCGGCCGCACGGGCCTCGTGTTGAAATCCCTGACCGAGGACGAGCGTGACGCCCGCGCCCAGGCGCTGGCCGATGCCCGCGTCCGCGAAGCGGAAGAGCGCCGCCAGGCCGAGATCGAAGCCGCGCGCCGGGCCGAGGAAGAAAAGCGCCTCGCTCAGGAGCGCGAAGAAGCCGCGCGCCGCCAGGCCGAAGAGGACAAGCGCCGCGCCGCGGAGACGGAAGCGCGCAGCCGCAGCGAAGACGCCGCAGGCAAGCGCGAGCCGACCCCGGGCGCCGGAGAACAGGCCGCAGCGCCGGCTGCCGCGAGCTCGGCACCGGTCGCAACGGCCAAGGCCGCAAAAGCGGCACCAGCCGCCGCCGGCGGAGCCGCGGGCAGTGCCGACGAGGCGCCCAAGGAAATCCGCGCCGTGCAGAGGCCGAAGCGTCCGGAAGTCGCAAAGCCGGCCAAAAAGACGGCAGGTGGTGGCGATCGCCGCCGTGGCCGCCTCACCGTGACGAATGCGCTCGAGGACGGCGACCGCGAACGTTCGCTCGCTTCGATCCGCCGCAAGCGGGAGAAGGAGAAGCGTCAGCAATCGGGCTTCTCACCCTCCAACGAGAAGATCATGCGCGACGTGGTCATCCCGGAGGCGATTTCCGTGCAGGATCTCGCCAACCGCATGGCGGAACGCGCCGTCGACGTGATCCGGCTTCTGATGAAGTCCGGGACGATGGTGAAGATCACCGACATTCTCGATGCCGACACCGCGCAGATCGTGGCTGAAGAAATGGGGCACAATGTGCGCCGTGTCGCCGCCTCAGACGTTGAGGAAGGTCTGTTCGACGAGCCGGATGCGCCGGAGGACAGGCTGCCAAGGCCGCCGGTCGTCACCATTATGGGCCATGTCGACCACGGCAAGACCTCGCTTCTCGACGCGATCCGCGAGACCAAGGTCGTCGCCGGCGAGGCGGGTGGCATCACCCAGCATATCGGCGCCTACCAGGTGGAGAAGAACGGTCAGAAGATCACCTTCATCGATACGCCGGGCCACGCGGCCTTTACCGCGATGCGGGCCCGCGGCGCCCAGGCGACGGATATCGTGGTTCTTGTCGTGGCGGCCGACGACGGCGTGATGCCGCAGACGGTCGAAGCCATCAATCACGCGCGCGCCGCCGGCGTGCCGATGATCGTGGCGATCAACAAGATCGATAAGCCCGATTCCGATCCGATGCGGGTGAAGACCGACCTTCTGCAGCATTCGGTGGTCACGGAATCGATGTCCGGCGACACGCTCGAAGTCGAGGTGTCAGCCACGAAGCGGATCAATCTCGACGGGCTTCTGGAAGCCATCCTGCTGCAATCGGAGCTTCTCGACCTGAAGGCCAATCCGAACCGCAGCGCGGAGGGCATCGTCGTCGAGGCGCAGCTCGATCGTGGCCGCGGCCCGGTGGCAACCGTGCTCGTACAGCGTGGCACGCTGCATTCGGGTGATATCATTGTGGCCGGTTCTGAATGGGGACGTGTGCGCGCGCTCATCGACGACACCGGGGCCCAGGTGAAAGAAGCCGGGCCGTCTCGGGCCGTCGAGGTGCTCGGTTTCCAGGGAACGCCTGAGGCCGGCGACCGTGTCGCCGTCGTCGAGAGCGAAGGCCGTGCCCGGGAGATTTCCGAATATCGTCAGCGCGTGCGCCGCGAAAAGGCGGTGGCTCGTCAGACGGGTCAGCGCGGGTCGCTCGAGCAGATGATGAACCAGCTGCAGGTGGAAGGTACCAAGACCTTCCCGCTGGTGATCAAGGGCGATGTGCAGGGCTCGGTCGAAGCGATTATCGGAGCTCTCGACAAGATCTCCACGGACGAAGTCGCAGCAGACATCGTGCATTCGGGCGTCGGTGGCATCACCGAATCCGACATCACGCTTGCCGCGGCCTCCAATGCGGCGGTCCTCGGCTTCAACGTGCGCGCCAACAAGCAGGCCCGCGAAGCGGCGGCCCGCGATGGCGTGGAGATCCGCTACTACAACATCATCTACGACCTCACTGATGACGTGAAAGCGGCGATGTCGGGCATGCTTTCACCCGAGCGTCGCGAAACCTTCATCGGCAATGCCGAGATCCTGGAGGTGTTCAACATCACCAAGGTCGGCAAGGTCGCCGGTTGCCGTGTCACCGAAGGCAAGGTGGAGCGTGGGGCCGGTGTGCGCCTCATCCGCGACAACGTGGTGGTGCACGAAGGCCGGCTTTCGACGCTCAAGCGCTTCAAGGACGAGGTCCGCGAGGTGCCGGGCGGCCAGGAGTGCGGCATGGCCTTCGAGAAGTACGAGGATATGCGCGTCGGCGACATCATCGAGTGCTACCGCGTGGAAGAAGTGGCGCGGACGCTTTAG
- a CDS encoding ornithine cyclodeaminase family protein translates to MRVIPAADIADVLTFPELIETLRGAFRQGVVTPVRHHHSIHFPDQAEATLLLMPSWNDFDQQGHSERGYVGVKIVTVFPDNASRGKAAVAGVYLLFSGKSGEPLAVIDGSALTVWRTAAASALAASYLARPDAKRLLMVGAGALAPYLIEAHAAVRPIEEVLIWNRRPEKAERLAERLRPRRYRPHFTEDLEGAVRGADIVSCATLSNHPIVKGEWLKPGAHLDLVGGFRPEMRETDDDAIRRARVFVDTREGAMKEAGDIAQPLESGVLTADDITADLFELTRGEKAGRRFYDQITLFKSVGTALEDLAAAILVFSRA, encoded by the coding sequence ATGCGCGTCATTCCCGCAGCCGATATCGCGGATGTTCTGACCTTCCCCGAGCTTATCGAAACGCTGAGAGGCGCCTTTCGACAAGGGGTCGTGACACCGGTCCGCCATCATCATTCGATCCATTTTCCCGATCAGGCGGAAGCGACGCTGCTTCTGATGCCGTCGTGGAACGATTTCGATCAGCAGGGCCATTCCGAGCGCGGCTATGTCGGGGTCAAGATCGTGACGGTCTTTCCCGACAATGCAAGCCGCGGCAAGGCGGCCGTTGCCGGCGTCTACCTCCTCTTTTCCGGCAAGAGCGGTGAGCCGCTCGCCGTCATCGACGGGTCCGCGCTGACGGTGTGGCGTACGGCGGCGGCCTCAGCACTCGCCGCCTCCTATCTTGCCCGCCCAGACGCGAAGCGCCTTCTTATGGTGGGCGCCGGTGCGCTTGCCCCCTATCTCATCGAAGCGCATGCGGCCGTGCGCCCGATTGAAGAAGTGCTCATCTGGAACAGACGCCCTGAAAAGGCGGAACGGCTTGCGGAAAGACTGCGCCCGCGACGCTACCGTCCGCATTTCACCGAAGATCTGGAAGGCGCCGTGCGCGGCGCCGACATCGTCTCCTGCGCGACCTTGTCGAACCATCCGATCGTCAAGGGCGAATGGCTCAAGCCCGGCGCCCATCTCGACCTCGTCGGCGGTTTCCGCCCGGAGATGCGCGAAACCGACGACGACGCCATCCGCCGTGCCCGCGTCTTCGTCGACACGCGCGAGGGGGCGATGAAGGAAGCGGGCGACATCGCGCAGCCGCTTGAAAGCGGCGTCTTAACGGCAGACGATATCACCGCGGACCTCTTCGAGCTCACTCGCGGCGAGAAGGCCGGCCGCCGCTTCTACGACCAGATCACGCTGTTCAAATCGGTCGGGACGGCACTCGAAGATCTGGCCGCTGCGATCCTGGTGTTTTCGCGCGCCTGA
- the nusA gene encoding transcription termination factor NusA, whose product MAVSANRLELLQIADAVAREKSIDRQIVISAMEDAIQKAAKSRYGAETDVRAEIDPKTGDIRLQRLLEVVETPEDFATQIALEDARGRNPAAQVGDFISEPLPPLDYGRVAAQSAKQVIMQKVRDAERDRQFEDYKDRIGEIVNGTVKRVEYGNVVVDLGRGEAIIRRDELIPRETFRYGDRVRAYVYDVRREQRGPQIFLSRTHPQFMAKLFTMEVPEIYDGIIEIRSVARDPGSRAKIAVISNDSSIDPVGACVGMRGSRVQAVVGELQGERIDIIPWSPDAATFIVNALQPAEVSKVVLDEDAERIEVVVPEDQLSLAIGRRGQNVRLASQLTGWDIDILTEDEESERRQKEFQERTELFQNALDVDEMVAQLLASEGFADVEEIAFVEIDELATIEGFDEDTAEELQMRAREYLEALEGEQDEERKKLGVADELKEITGVTTAMLVAFGKNDVKSVEDLAYCAVDDLVGWTERKDGETKRFAGILDDFSLSREEAEEMVMGARLHAGIITEADLAQPEEESDEAEEEETASA is encoded by the coding sequence ATGGCAGTGAGTGCAAACAGGCTCGAACTTCTGCAGATCGCCGACGCGGTCGCACGGGAGAAGAGCATCGACCGGCAGATCGTCATCTCCGCAATGGAGGACGCGATCCAGAAGGCGGCCAAATCGCGCTATGGCGCGGAAACCGATGTGCGCGCCGAGATCGATCCCAAGACCGGCGACATCCGACTGCAGCGTCTCCTGGAAGTGGTCGAGACGCCTGAGGATTTCGCCACCCAGATTGCGCTTGAAGATGCGCGCGGTCGCAACCCCGCCGCGCAGGTCGGCGACTTCATCTCCGAACCTCTGCCGCCTCTCGATTATGGCCGCGTCGCCGCGCAATCGGCCAAGCAGGTCATCATGCAGAAGGTGCGCGACGCGGAGCGCGACCGGCAGTTCGAAGATTACAAGGACCGCATCGGCGAAATCGTCAACGGCACGGTCAAGCGCGTCGAATACGGCAATGTCGTCGTCGATCTCGGGCGCGGTGAGGCGATCATCCGCCGCGACGAACTCATCCCGCGCGAGACGTTTCGTTATGGCGACCGCGTGCGCGCCTATGTCTACGATGTGAGGCGCGAACAGCGCGGCCCGCAGATCTTCCTGTCGCGCACGCATCCGCAGTTCATGGCCAAGCTCTTCACCATGGAAGTGCCGGAAATCTACGACGGCATCATCGAGATCCGCTCGGTGGCCCGTGATCCGGGCTCGCGGGCAAAGATCGCCGTCATCTCCAACGATTCATCCATCGATCCGGTCGGCGCCTGCGTCGGCATGCGCGGTTCGCGCGTGCAGGCCGTGGTCGGCGAATTGCAGGGCGAGCGCATCGACATCATTCCCTGGTCGCCCGACGCCGCGACGTTCATCGTCAATGCCTTGCAGCCGGCGGAAGTCTCCAAGGTAGTTCTCGACGAAGATGCGGAACGCATCGAGGTCGTGGTGCCGGAAGACCAGCTGTCGCTCGCCATCGGCCGCCGCGGCCAGAATGTGCGGCTCGCCTCGCAGCTCACCGGATGGGATATCGATATCCTGACGGAAGACGAGGAATCCGAGCGCCGTCAGAAGGAATTCCAGGAGCGTACCGAGCTCTTTCAGAATGCGCTCGACGTCGATGAGATGGTGGCGCAGCTCCTCGCCTCGGAAGGCTTTGCGGACGTGGAAGAGATCGCCTTCGTGGAAATCGACGAACTCGCCACCATCGAAGGGTTCGACGAGGACACTGCGGAAGAATTGCAGATGCGCGCCCGCGAGTACCTGGAGGCTCTGGAAGGCGAACAGGACGAAGAGCGCAAGAAGCTCGGCGTCGCCGACGAGCTCAAGGAAATCACCGGCGTGACGACGGCCATGCTCGTCGCGTTCGGCAAAAACGACGTGAAGAGCGTGGAAGATCTCGCCTATTGCGCCGTCGACGATCTCGTCGGCTGGACCGAGCGCAAGGACGGCGAGACGAAGCGCTTTGCGGGCATCCTGGACGACTTCTCTCTGTCGCGCGAAGAGGCGGAAGAAATGGTCATGGGCGCCAGGCTTCATGCCGGCATCATCACCGAAGCCGATCTCGCTCAGCCTGAAGAGGAGAGCGACGAGGCCGAGGAGGAGGAGACGGCATCAGCGTGA